One segment of Rosa chinensis cultivar Old Blush chromosome 6, RchiOBHm-V2, whole genome shotgun sequence DNA contains the following:
- the LOC112174092 gene encoding EG45-like domain containing protein isoform X2, which translates to MSSPLRLLPFLLFFVLATLFGPSQADVGTAAHYSPPYLPTSCFGSDPSQFPSSNLFGSAGEGIWDNGAACGRQYLVRCISAAVPKTCIPGQTIQIKIVDRALSSKSRPSRNDATMVLSTTAFAAIANSSASFVNVEFQQV; encoded by the exons ATGTCTAGTCCTCTTCGGCTCCTTCCATTCCTGCTCTTCTTCGTTCTCGCAACTCTCTTCGGTCCCTCTCAGGCCGATGTTGGCACCGCTGCCCACTACAGCCCACCGTATCTGC CTACGTCCTGCTTTGGTAGCGATCCGTCGCAGTTTCCTTCAAGCAACCTGTTTGGGTCAGCCGGAGAAGGAATATGGGACAACGGAGCAGCCTGTGGCAGGCAGTATCTGGTGAGGTGCATAAGCGCCGCTGTCCCGAAAACTTGCATTCCGGGGCAGACGATTCAGATCAAGATTGTGGATCGCGCGCTTTCTTCTAAGTCTAGGCCTTCGAGGAATGATGCTACCATGGTGCTTTCCACAACTGCATTTGCCGCCATCGCCAACTCTTCTGCTTCATTTGTTAACGTTGAATTTCAACA GGTTTGA